A part of Limihaloglobus sulfuriphilus genomic DNA contains:
- a CDS encoding oligosaccharide flippase family protein → MSKTLTAAILTLGKMMALLASIAIASALSRLLDKAEYGAFCQILMLFTMSSIIVRSGLPQSVYYFLPRLDEPQKRGLILQSVMLMAGFGFLVGLVLYLGSNLLGVYSGSELLPCMLRNYALYPVFILPIMVIESVFMSFNRIYTEFSFNVISKIIVFFVVVTPIYLGYSTVIAIRCWVIYAALQFFVLLIIVNGVTNTKKIELTRTNFISQFKYSVPLSLAAIIGAFAAYADKLSINILNADPELFASYFNGAFELPLVGVIGGAVTMTMLPSMTEYVKENRIDKFLSLWHRSQIKVAFILFPMWLFFFVFAKEIILVLFSDKYESSVVYFQIFLCLIPARLCVFSRITVPLNRNWIYTGGHLIQLIVGYVACFILIRRFGGIGAAIGMLISIYANVLFLAYNCSKLLNIRFYEIWPLRLFLVYFIYAVISGCAGWIVCVKFPVSNIYWILLKLLIGSFICGGMYLITTWITGVFNWREWTGALNFRFNGSSNKTKG, encoded by the coding sequence ATGAGTAAAACATTAACCGCTGCAATTCTGACATTAGGTAAAATGATGGCTTTACTTGCTAGCATTGCTATTGCATCTGCTTTATCCAGATTGCTGGATAAAGCAGAATATGGCGCATTTTGTCAAATTCTAATGCTGTTCACCATGTCCAGTATCATAGTTCGCTCGGGTTTACCACAGTCTGTTTACTATTTTCTGCCACGTTTGGATGAACCACAAAAGAGGGGGTTGATTTTGCAATCGGTTATGCTGATGGCAGGTTTTGGTTTTTTAGTGGGCTTGGTATTATACTTAGGTTCTAATTTATTAGGTGTATATAGCGGCAGTGAATTATTGCCGTGTATGCTTCGAAATTATGCGTTATACCCCGTTTTTATTTTACCGATCATGGTTATTGAGAGTGTTTTTATGTCTTTCAATAGGATATATACAGAGTTTTCTTTTAATGTGATTAGTAAAATTATTGTATTTTTTGTCGTTGTTACTCCAATATACTTAGGTTACTCTACGGTAATTGCAATTCGTTGCTGGGTTATCTATGCTGCTTTGCAGTTTTTTGTATTGCTTATTATAGTGAATGGGGTCACTAATACTAAGAAAATAGAACTTACTCGCACTAATTTCATCTCACAATTTAAGTATTCTGTGCCCCTAAGTTTGGCAGCGATTATAGGTGCGTTTGCTGCATATGCAGATAAGTTATCTATAAATATCCTTAATGCCGACCCTGAGTTATTTGCCAGTTATTTTAATGGAGCCTTTGAATTGCCTTTAGTTGGTGTAATCGGTGGGGCAGTGACAATGACGATGTTGCCATCAATGACTGAATACGTTAAAGAAAATCGTATTGATAAATTTCTAAGTCTATGGCACCGTTCACAGATAAAAGTTGCTTTCATTTTATTTCCTATGTGGCTGTTCTTTTTTGTCTTTGCCAAAGAAATCATATTGGTGCTATTTAGCGATAAATATGAGAGCAGTGTTGTTTATTTCCAAATTTTCCTTTGTCTTATCCCGGCGAGGCTGTGTGTCTTTAGCAGGATTACTGTCCCTTTAAATAGGAATTGGATTTATACTGGTGGCCATTTAATTCAGCTTATAGTAGGTTATGTAGCGTGCTTCATCTTAATTAGAAGATTTGGAGGTATTGGTGCAGCTATTGGTATGTTAATCAGTATATATGCTAATGTTTTGTTTTTAGCGTATAATTGTTCTAAATTGTTAAATATACGGTTTTATGAAATATGGCCATTGCGGCTATTTTTGGTTTATTTTATATATGCGGTTATAAGTGGTTGCGCTGGTTGGATTGTGTGTGTTAAGTTCCCTGTTAGTAATATTTATTGGATATTATTGAAATTATTGATTGGATCATTTATTTGTGGCGGGATGTATTTAATTACGACTTGGATCACCGGAGTGTTTAATTGGCGTGAATGGACGGGCGCATTGAATTTCAGATTCAATGGAAGTAGCAATAAAACAAAAGGGTAA
- a CDS encoding acyltransferase produces MNRNRITSFFRSTWLWKVFSRSDYKDVPLRRRFFNWIIHRCVYGKKLPFSYHFTSLITRHENFKFGRGVESYLANAGGCYIQAINGVEIGDDTIIAPGIRIISANHNLNDYNNHDKAQPIRIGNRCWLGTNCIILPGVELADNVIVAAGSVVTKSFSSNCVIAGTPAKVIKKI; encoded by the coding sequence ATGAACAGAAATAGAATTACATCATTTTTCAGGTCAACATGGCTGTGGAAAGTCTTTAGCAGAAGTGATTATAAAGATGTTCCTCTTCGGAGGAGGTTCTTTAATTGGATTATCCATAGATGTGTTTATGGTAAAAAATTGCCTTTTAGTTACCACTTTACGTCTTTAATTACACGACATGAAAACTTTAAGTTTGGTAGAGGTGTAGAGTCTTACCTTGCAAATGCTGGAGGTTGTTATATTCAGGCGATAAATGGTGTGGAAATCGGCGATGACACTATCATTGCTCCTGGAATACGAATTATATCAGCTAACCACAATTTAAACGATTATAACAATCATGACAAAGCTCAGCCAATACGAATAGGCAATAGATGTTGGCTCGGAACAAATTGTATCATTCTCCCTGGAGTGGAACTTGCTGACAATGTAATTGTGGCAGCAGGTTCTGTTGTGACAAAATCCTTTTCCTCTAATTGTGTTATCGCTGGTACGCCTGCAAAAGTTATAAAAAAGATTTAG
- a CDS encoding fibronectin type III domain-containing protein, whose translation MARFPTTEADIAALAEAMEIGLTDNTVTYPAPPVDPMQLNLKRMDYLARKNQLIAAQAAAEAATANKDEALEELIDSMKSDLRYAENTVSYDDDKLKLIGWAGRKSASALQVPGQSRLLEAPRQGAGWVFLDWKKPADGGKVAAYKVMRRERAGGTWAEVATAIISETTLVEQPTGVELEYRIIAVNKAGDGEPSNTVMVVM comes from the coding sequence ATGGCAAGATTTCCAACGACGGAAGCGGATATTGCAGCATTGGCAGAGGCAATGGAGATTGGACTTACGGATAATACGGTTACATATCCCGCGCCTCCGGTAGATCCGATGCAGTTAAACTTAAAACGGATGGACTATCTGGCCCGTAAGAATCAGCTTATCGCCGCCCAGGCAGCCGCCGAAGCAGCCACTGCCAACAAGGATGAGGCTTTAGAAGAGCTTATTGATTCCATGAAGAGCGACCTGCGGTATGCCGAGAATACTGTCAGCTATGATGATGACAAGCTCAAACTCATCGGCTGGGCGGGCAGAAAGTCGGCATCCGCTCTACAGGTTCCCGGTCAGTCTCGTCTGCTGGAAGCACCCCGTCAAGGTGCTGGTTGGGTATTTCTTGACTGGAAAAAGCCCGCTGACGGAGGTAAGGTCGCTGCATATAAAGTTATGCGTCGCGAACGCGCAGGTGGAACATGGGCAGAGGTAGCAACAGCAATCATCAGTGAAACAACACTGGTAGAACAGCCCACCGGCGTAGAACTTGAATACCGGATCATTGCTGTTAACAAAGCAGGAGACGGCGAGCCGTCTAATACTGTTATGGTGGTTATGTAA
- a CDS encoding NAD-dependent epimerase, with product MKTLVTGTAGFIGSFVAQRLIERGDEVVGLDNINDYYDVELKYGRLANAGFEQADFEYGELVKSYKYSNYSFVKMNIEDKDAIEGLFAEQRFDNVCSLAAQAGVRHSLENAQAYIRSNITGFATIIEACRHYSIKHLVYASSSGVYGLNNKLPLSTSDNVDHPASLYAASKKSNELMAHCYSHLFGLPTTGLRFFSVYGPWGRPDMALFIFTKNILEGRPIDVYNHGDMKRDFTYIDDIVEGVVRVIDNPPKGNPGWDPMSPDPASAKAPYKVYNIGNSSPVQLLDFIEAIENAAGRKAKKNMLPIQPGDVPATWADTTDLERDLGYKPATPIQTGIDRFVQWYTKFYSIKN from the coding sequence ATGAAAACATTAGTCACTGGTACAGCAGGGTTTATCGGCTCTTTCGTCGCGCAGCGTCTTATAGAACGCGGCGATGAGGTCGTGGGCCTGGACAATATTAATGACTATTATGATGTTGAGCTCAAGTATGGGCGGCTGGCAAATGCCGGCTTTGAGCAGGCGGATTTTGAGTATGGCGAGCTGGTAAAATCTTATAAATACAGCAATTACAGCTTCGTGAAGATGAATATAGAGGATAAGGACGCGATTGAAGGACTCTTCGCCGAGCAAAGGTTCGACAATGTATGCAGCCTCGCGGCACAGGCCGGCGTGCGGCACAGCCTTGAAAACGCCCAGGCTTATATACGCTCGAATATCACCGGTTTTGCCACGATTATCGAGGCGTGCCGGCATTACAGTATCAAACATCTCGTATATGCCAGCAGCTCGGGTGTTTACGGATTGAACAATAAGCTGCCGTTGAGCACAAGCGACAACGTCGATCACCCCGCAAGCCTCTACGCCGCGAGCAAAAAGAGCAACGAGCTGATGGCGCACTGCTACAGCCACCTGTTCGGATTGCCGACAACGGGTTTGCGTTTTTTTTCGGTGTATGGCCCCTGGGGCAGGCCGGACATGGCATTGTTCATATTTACAAAGAATATACTTGAGGGCAGGCCCATTGATGTGTACAATCACGGCGATATGAAACGAGACTTTACATACATAGACGATATCGTTGAGGGCGTGGTGCGGGTGATCGACAATCCGCCAAAGGGCAACCCCGGCTGGGACCCGATGAGCCCCGACCCGGCCAGCGCAAAAGCGCCGTATAAGGTGTATAATATCGGTAACTCCTCCCCCGTGCAGCTTTTAGACTTTATCGAGGCGATAGAAAACGCCGCCGGCAGAAAGGCGAAGAAAAACATGCTCCCAATCCAGCCCGGCGACGTGCCGGCAACCTGGGCAGACACAACCGACCTCGAGCGTGACCTCGGCTACAAACCGGCCACCCCCATCCAGACCGGCATAGACCGGTTTGTTCAGTGGTATACAAAATTCTATTCGATTAAGAATTAA
- a CDS encoding HEPN domain-containing protein has product MADRTLAKEWLTKAWHDLTAARVLFDAGHYMDVIGAELQQAIEKTLKAYLAYASKKIKKTHILIEIAEYIRDYIEFSDDEIRLLLKATKYYMDEKYPIGNIEMPDKAEVGQVLEFAEKLFKKTADKLEIESFE; this is encoded by the coding sequence ATGGCTGACAGGACTTTAGCAAAAGAATGGCTGACCAAGGCATGGCATGACCTCACTGCTGCCCGGGTGTTGTTTGACGCGGGGCATTATATGGATGTTATCGGTGCCGAGCTGCAGCAGGCTATAGAAAAAACTCTGAAAGCATACCTTGCTTACGCTTCTAAAAAGATAAAGAAAACACACATTTTAATCGAGATAGCAGAGTATATAAGAGATTATATCGAATTCAGCGATGATGAAATTAGATTGCTGTTAAAGGCGACAAAGTATTATATGGATGAAAAATATCCTATAGGAAACATTGAAATGCCGGACAAGGCGGAGGTTGGTCAGGTGCTGGAATTTGCTGAAAAATTGTTTAAGAAGACGGCAGATAAACTGGAAATTGAAAGTTTTGAGTAA
- a CDS encoding nucleotidyltransferase domain-containing protein, whose amino-acid sequence MIDIDKIKDEIVECLLPLEPEKVILFGSYADGTANEDSDIDLFLIKKDGKTGYDIDAAYALRGLVRKYKVGFDTFSATQGFLDLREGCFYDEDVLEKGRVLYG is encoded by the coding sequence GTGATCGATATTGATAAAATTAAAGATGAGATAGTTGAATGTCTCCTGCCGCTGGAGCCGGAAAAGGTGATCCTGTTCGGCTCGTACGCCGACGGCACCGCCAACGAGGACAGCGATATTGACCTGTTCCTGATAAAAAAGGACGGCAAAACCGGTTATGATATCGATGCGGCCTATGCCTTGCGGGGTTTGGTTCGCAAATACAAAGTCGGCTTTGATACGTTTTCTGCGACGCAGGGTTTTTTAGATTTGCGTGAGGGCTGCTTCTATGATGAAGATGTCTTAGAGAAAGGCCGGGTGTTGTATGGCTGA
- a CDS encoding nucleotidyltransferase domain-containing protein gives MIDIDKIKDEIVASLSPLKPDRVVLFGSFADGTPGEDSDVDLYVVTNDDFMPQDWSQKNEIYLNVSRRIRSLRSRVPVDLIVHTRKMHERFIELGSSFSRQITSQGERLI, from the coding sequence ATGATCGATATTGATAAAATTAAAGATGAGATAGTTGCCAGTTTGTCGCCGCTAAAGCCCGACAGGGTTGTTCTTTTCGGCTCATTTGCCGACGGAACACCTGGCGAAGACAGCGATGTTGATCTGTATGTCGTTACTAATGATGATTTTATGCCTCAGGACTGGTCGCAGAAGAACGAAATTTACCTCAACGTCTCAAGGCGGATACGCTCTCTTCGCAGCCGCGTGCCGGTTGACTTGATTGTCCATACCCGAAAAATGCACGAGAGGTTTATTGAGTTGGGCAGCAGTTTTTCACGCCAGATCACCAGTCAGGGCGAGAGGCTTATATGA
- a CDS encoding nucleotide sugar dehydrogenase, protein MQVGIVGLGYVGLPLAREFVGGGVDVIGFDINDVNVKRINAGKSPLKHIPDEHVSEMAKSKLFKATTDMKQLSKPDAILICVPTPLTENREPDMTYVATTCETISKYLRKGQLVVLESTTYPGTTRELMQPILEKSGLKAGKDFYMAYSPEREDPGNKSFRTGTIAKVVGGLDKKSLDMAMEVYRPAIEHLVPVSSCDVAEAAKIVENTYRCINIAMVNELKMLFDRMGIDVWEVIDAAKTKPFGFQAFYPGPGLGGHCIPIDPFYLTWRARQYGMPTKFIELAGEINTDMPSYVVARTMDALNEHKKSLKGSKVLLLGLAYKKDIDDVRESPSMELIELLVDKGAKVDYNDPYIPKTPKMRMYNLGMKSKPLTEKSLAGYDAVLIATDHSDYDYKWIVKNAKLVVDTRNATKEVKTGRKKIFKA, encoded by the coding sequence ATGCAGGTTGGAATTGTCGGCTTAGGCTATGTTGGCCTGCCGCTTGCACGAGAGTTTGTCGGCGGCGGCGTAGATGTAATCGGTTTTGATATCAACGATGTCAACGTAAAACGTATAAACGCCGGCAAAAGCCCGCTCAAACACATACCCGATGAGCATGTAAGCGAGATGGCCAAATCGAAGCTGTTCAAGGCTACCACCGATATGAAACAGCTGAGCAAACCGGATGCGATACTGATATGCGTCCCTACGCCGCTTACCGAAAACCGTGAGCCTGACATGACTTATGTCGCGACGACCTGCGAGACAATCTCAAAATATCTCCGCAAGGGCCAGCTTGTTGTCCTTGAGAGCACGACATACCCCGGCACGACACGTGAGCTGATGCAGCCAATTCTGGAGAAATCGGGCCTCAAAGCCGGCAAGGATTTCTACATGGCATATTCGCCGGAGCGGGAAGACCCGGGCAATAAGAGTTTCCGCACTGGCACAATCGCCAAGGTTGTCGGCGGGCTGGACAAAAAATCGCTGGATATGGCGATGGAGGTTTACAGGCCGGCGATTGAGCACCTTGTGCCGGTCAGCTCGTGTGATGTGGCAGAGGCGGCGAAAATTGTGGAAAACACCTACCGCTGCATCAATATCGCCATGGTAAATGAGCTCAAAATGCTCTTTGACCGTATGGGCATTGATGTCTGGGAGGTTATCGACGCGGCGAAGACCAAGCCGTTCGGTTTCCAGGCGTTTTACCCGGGCCCCGGTCTCGGCGGGCACTGTATCCCGATCGACCCGTTCTATTTGACCTGGCGGGCAAGGCAGTATGGTATGCCGACCAAGTTCATCGAGCTTGCCGGCGAGATCAATACCGATATGCCCTCGTATGTCGTTGCCAGGACTATGGATGCGCTCAATGAACATAAGAAAAGCCTCAAGGGCTCAAAAGTGCTTTTGCTCGGGCTGGCGTATAAGAAGGATATCGACGATGTCCGTGAATCGCCTTCGATGGAGCTGATTGAGCTGCTGGTTGATAAGGGTGCAAAGGTTGATTATAACGACCCTTATATACCGAAGACGCCGAAGATGAGGATGTATAACCTCGGCATGAAGAGCAAACCGCTCACCGAGAAATCGCTGGCCGGATACGATGCGGTTTTGATCGCAACCGACCACAGTGACTACGATTATAAATGGATCGTGAAAAACGCGAAACTCGTAGTAGATACCAGAAACGCGACAAAAGAAGTGAAAACCGGACGCAAGAAGATATTTAAGGCGTGA
- a CDS encoding sialidase family protein, with translation MGNKYPDHSVYEKQAGILGMEFIYETASFPQCHASTIAETEDGLVASWFGGTHEKNPDVGIWVSRLSSAGWSEPAEVANGVQDSDKRYPCWNPVLYKPLNAPLMLFYKVGPTPRQWWGVMKTSTDGGKTWSPKTLLPKGFAGPIKNKPIQLEADTLLCPSSTEDDGWRVHFETYAYKADKWEKTGPINDGDKFAAIQPTILRLMDESSDDKLLALCRTRQGVISRSKSRDGGKTWSRMEAAGLPNPNAGFDAVTLNNGKHLLVYNHTVRERTGDVPCGREMLNVSVSDDGINWRAALVLENTRNAEFSYPAVIQTADGLIHITYTWKRQRIKHVVIDFDKLDTKPIKDGKWPF, from the coding sequence ATGGGTAATAAATATCCGGATCATAGCGTTTACGAGAAACAGGCCGGGATTCTCGGCATGGAGTTTATTTATGAAACGGCGTCTTTTCCGCAGTGCCACGCATCGACGATAGCGGAAACAGAAGACGGCCTTGTCGCCTCGTGGTTCGGGGGCACGCATGAAAAGAATCCTGATGTCGGCATCTGGGTTTCGCGGCTGAGCTCGGCAGGCTGGAGCGAACCGGCTGAAGTCGCTAATGGCGTACAGGATTCTGATAAGCGTTACCCCTGCTGGAATCCGGTTTTATACAAACCTTTAAATGCACCTTTGATGCTTTTTTATAAAGTCGGCCCGACTCCGCGTCAGTGGTGGGGAGTGATGAAGACCTCAACGGATGGCGGAAAGACATGGTCTCCTAAAACTCTTTTGCCCAAAGGATTTGCCGGACCGATCAAGAATAAACCGATACAGCTTGAAGCTGATACGCTGCTGTGCCCATCGAGCACAGAAGATGACGGCTGGAGGGTGCACTTCGAGACGTATGCGTATAAGGCAGATAAATGGGAAAAAACAGGACCAATCAATGACGGCGATAAATTCGCGGCAATTCAGCCGACAATATTGAGGCTTATGGACGAATCTTCTGACGATAAACTGCTTGCTCTCTGCCGGACAAGGCAGGGTGTAATCAGCCGGTCGAAAAGCCGTGACGGCGGTAAAACCTGGAGCCGGATGGAAGCCGCGGGGCTGCCCAACCCGAATGCCGGTTTTGATGCGGTAACATTGAATAACGGCAAACATCTGCTGGTCTATAACCATACCGTAAGAGAAAGAACGGGCGATGTTCCCTGCGGGCGGGAAATGCTCAATGTCTCCGTAAGCGATGACGGCATAAACTGGAGGGCGGCATTGGTGCTTGAAAATACCAGAAACGCTGAATTTTCATACCCCGCGGTAATACAGACGGCGGACGGCCTCATTCATATCACATATACATGGAAACGACAACGAATCAAGCATGTGGTCATTGATTTTGATAAGCTGGATACCAAACCCATCAAAGACGGGAAATGGCCGTTTTAA
- a CDS encoding FAD-dependent oxidoreductase encodes MRSQLNLLNRRDIFKVLAVGAALGPCVTPGLAVSNTQTHENNSTSLPSVDVIVCGGGPSGIAAAIMAARQGRKTLLVERYGRLGGAAVQSMVGPLMGKVQSPWVDKILKYLGGRRVDYEFIDLKYAELLEDAGAGFLLHAPVVEPICENNRVNGIRILTKQGLVDLSAKVTVDATGDGDVAFGAGAEFDIGRGESSLWEADGLCQPMTIMFRVSGINHAETMEANGGRRDYRFPDGRSWNDLTQQACSRGELPPEVGFVRTYTAQRNEDRIINATQVNGLDGTDVSDLTKAELYCRRQTEPIIKFLKKKAPGFQNAYVSGMPAVIGVRETRRIRGLECLKMKDLLEGRKWDSAVVHGASFPIDIHNPSGAGQAIGYVLGNDPKVKPYDIPYGCLVPRKIDGLLTAGRCISGTHEAMASYRVQVIAMATGLAAGTAAALAAEDNILPRDVDVRKIQKIVF; translated from the coding sequence ATGCGTTCTCAATTAAACCTTTTAAATCGCAGAGATATTTTCAAAGTTCTGGCAGTTGGTGCGGCTTTGGGGCCCTGCGTAACCCCGGGTTTAGCAGTATCGAATACGCAGACTCATGAAAACAATTCGACATCTCTGCCTTCTGTTGATGTGATTGTATGCGGCGGTGGGCCCTCCGGTATTGCCGCCGCAATAATGGCGGCACGCCAAGGCAGAAAAACGCTTCTTGTAGAGCGTTACGGCAGGTTGGGCGGTGCGGCGGTTCAATCGATGGTCGGCCCGCTTATGGGAAAGGTACAAAGCCCCTGGGTTGATAAAATCCTGAAGTATCTTGGTGGCCGACGGGTTGATTATGAGTTCATAGACCTTAAATATGCAGAGCTTCTTGAAGATGCCGGCGCAGGTTTTCTCCTGCACGCTCCGGTTGTTGAGCCGATTTGCGAGAATAACCGGGTTAATGGCATACGAATATTGACCAAGCAGGGTCTGGTTGATCTTAGTGCGAAAGTTACGGTAGATGCTACCGGTGACGGAGATGTCGCTTTTGGTGCCGGGGCAGAATTCGACATTGGCAGAGGAGAGAGCTCATTGTGGGAAGCCGACGGTCTGTGTCAGCCAATGACAATCATGTTCCGTGTCTCCGGAATAAACCACGCTGAGACAATGGAAGCCAACGGCGGCAGGAGAGATTACCGGTTTCCTGACGGCCGATCATGGAATGATCTGACGCAGCAGGCCTGCAGCCGCGGTGAACTGCCCCCGGAAGTAGGCTTTGTGAGGACATATACCGCTCAGCGGAATGAAGACCGGATAATAAATGCCACACAGGTAAATGGGTTGGACGGTACGGATGTGAGTGACCTGACGAAAGCGGAACTTTACTGCAGGCGGCAGACCGAGCCGATAATTAAATTTTTAAAGAAGAAGGCTCCCGGGTTTCAAAATGCTTATGTCTCTGGTATGCCCGCAGTTATAGGCGTTCGGGAAACCAGGCGGATTCGGGGCCTCGAATGTTTGAAGATGAAGGATCTGCTGGAAGGGCGAAAGTGGGACAGTGCCGTCGTTCATGGTGCCTCTTTCCCGATTGATATTCATAACCCCTCCGGTGCCGGACAGGCTATCGGTTATGTTCTTGGAAATGATCCGAAAGTTAAACCTTACGATATACCTTACGGATGTCTCGTTCCGCGAAAGATTGACGGCCTGCTGACAGCCGGGCGGTGCATCAGCGGTACACACGAGGCTATGGCATCCTATCGTGTTCAGGTTATTGCGATGGCTACAGGATTGGCTGCCGGAACTGCCGCTGCTTTGGCGGCAGAGGATAATATTTTGCCGCGTGATGTGGATGTCAGAAAAATCCAGAAGATTGTTTTTTAA
- a CDS encoding glycoside hydrolase family 32 protein, producing the protein MSTEKDILINDFEAETYGDWVVTGDAFGDGPAGGPLPREKKTSYIGKGLVSSKDKLVGTLTSPLFKIERKYINFLIGGGGFAGQTCMNLEVGGKVVRTAAGPNVTPGGSESLSPSGWDVEPFMGKTARLRIIDSLRGGWGHINVDHIFQSNELAEGALMQLKREILIDAGYIQLPMMLREERGETFTIEKDGRILRFMDLEFPSQGEKPDFWYSYDVREFMGETVQFCFRSSNAKVLDNLELSDKQIIDENAYKGINRPRFHFSPRIGWMNDINGPYWLDGVFHMFFQHDPLSGGPPTRGFNKYWGHVVSSDLMHWQERPIALFPDETGNCYSGSALLLNETVRGINDKIDKRPFPLLFFTGTASNPNSQHIAMSCDDGKTWNRYSRNPVFKDLGSSTRDPKVLWHEPSKHYVMLLYSDETSHGPDGFYILRSKNLLDWDIVSNIPGWYECPEFFQLESPATGEDVWVLYGCYRAVEPKINCAYQLGHFDGINFEPISDIRVAHQGPNFYGALTFVNDPKDRIVMMGWSRSNGESFEGELFNQCATMPLRLTLKNAGGIESLCMEPVEELKDLRGSPLIKAENISAASANRKLGALDNSIPLDVEARIRLQPGNSVGAVINDLLDFNFVPSTGWLTLNKNNRQECSTMIHTDNTLTVRFLIDRGIVEAFWNNGEAAYAVSALYDEKSRILEFKGDLIIDELTVYPMLNIWY; encoded by the coding sequence GTGAGCACAGAAAAAGATATTTTGATTAATGATTTTGAAGCAGAAACTTATGGGGACTGGGTTGTTACTGGTGATGCTTTCGGTGACGGGCCTGCCGGCGGCCCGCTGCCGCGTGAGAAGAAAACTTCCTACATTGGTAAAGGATTGGTCAGCAGTAAAGACAAATTAGTTGGTACGCTTACCAGCCCGTTATTTAAGATTGAGCGTAAGTATATAAATTTTCTCATAGGAGGAGGCGGTTTTGCCGGCCAGACCTGTATGAACCTCGAAGTCGGGGGCAAAGTCGTGCGTACTGCTGCGGGCCCTAATGTTACACCTGGCGGCAGTGAGTCACTTTCTCCATCAGGTTGGGACGTGGAGCCGTTTATGGGTAAGACGGCTCGCCTTCGGATTATCGACAGTCTCAGGGGCGGCTGGGGACATATCAATGTTGACCACATTTTTCAGAGCAATGAACTTGCGGAAGGGGCTTTGATGCAGTTAAAACGAGAGATTCTTATTGATGCCGGATACATTCAGCTGCCGATGATGCTTCGTGAAGAAAGAGGCGAGACTTTCACAATTGAAAAAGACGGCAGGATTTTGCGATTCATGGATTTGGAATTTCCTTCACAGGGTGAAAAACCTGATTTCTGGTATTCTTATGATGTGCGTGAATTCATGGGAGAGACGGTTCAGTTCTGTTTCAGATCAAGCAACGCTAAAGTTCTTGATAATCTTGAATTATCCGATAAGCAGATAATAGATGAAAACGCCTATAAGGGCATAAACAGGCCTCGTTTTCATTTCAGCCCGAGAATAGGCTGGATGAATGATATAAACGGCCCTTACTGGCTGGATGGGGTTTTCCATATGTTCTTTCAGCATGACCCTTTATCCGGCGGGCCTCCAACCCGCGGATTTAACAAATACTGGGGCCATGTGGTAAGCAGCGATTTGATGCATTGGCAGGAGCGGCCCATCGCTCTGTTTCCGGATGAGACTGGGAATTGTTATTCCGGAAGCGCACTGCTGTTAAACGAAACAGTCCGGGGCATAAATGATAAAATTGATAAACGGCCTTTCCCTTTACTCTTTTTTACGGGTACTGCGTCGAATCCGAACAGTCAGCATATCGCAATGAGCTGCGATGATGGGAAAACCTGGAACCGCTATTCGAGAAACCCTGTTTTCAAGGATCTTGGCAGCTCAACCCGTGATCCCAAGGTTTTATGGCATGAGCCGTCAAAACACTATGTAATGCTGCTTTACAGTGACGAAACTTCCCATGGGCCCGACGGATTTTATATTTTGCGTTCCAAAAATCTGTTAGATTGGGATATTGTCAGCAATATTCCAGGCTGGTACGAATGTCCTGAATTCTTCCAGTTGGAATCTCCAGCCACAGGTGAAGATGTCTGGGTGCTGTACGGATGTTACCGGGCTGTAGAGCCCAAAATCAACTGTGCTTATCAGCTTGGACACTTTGACGGCATTAACTTTGAGCCGATCTCTGATATTCGAGTGGCTCACCAGGGGCCAAATTTCTATGGAGCGCTGACGTTTGTAAATGATCCCAAAGACAGAATCGTCATGATGGGCTGGTCCAGAAGTAATGGCGAATCATTCGAGGGTGAGCTGTTTAACCAGTGTGCGACCATGCCTTTACGTCTTACCCTGAAAAACGCAGGGGGAATAGAGAGCCTCTGTATGGAGCCGGTAGAGGAGCTAAAAGATCTTCGAGGCAGTCCGCTCATTAAAGCAGAAAATATATCAGCTGCTTCTGCAAACCGGAAGCTGGGTGCTCTTGATAATAGTATTCCCTTAGACGTTGAGGCACGTATTCGTTTGCAGCCGGGTAATTCAGTTGGTGCTGTGATCAATGATTTACTGGATTTCAATTTCGTGCCGTCAACCGGCTGGCTTACTTTGAATAAAAACAATAGACAGGAATGCTCAACTATGATTCATACTGATAATACTTTGACCGTGAGATTTCTCATTGACAGGGGTATTGTTGAGGCATTCTGGAATAATGGTGAAGCGGCTTATGCCGTCAGCGCTCTTTATGACGAGAAGAGCCGGATACTTGAGTTTAAAGGCGATCTTATCATCGATGAGCTGACGGTTTATCCTATGTTAAATATCTGGTATTAG